The proteins below are encoded in one region of Amycolatopsis acidiphila:
- a CDS encoding TrlF family AAA-like ATPase has translation MRDDSGAHFYRCDFQVHTPRDAQWKGRRPQTPEDRKSYANKFVAKCRELELHAVAITDHHDLTFAPVIRAAARNEVGSDGRLLPPDRQLVVFPGVELTLGVPCQALLILDADLPDDRLPQVLEALACEQSDEQAEKLPDVKPLEHISSLKALYELLDQRTWLKGRYIVLPNVTDGGHQTLMRTGMQPKYKEMPCVGGYLDGSVADIGKGNARKFAGEDPAWGSKPIALFQTSDSRSETFEDLGKYSTWVKWAEPTAEALRQACLGHQSRISQQAPALPGVFISRLNISNSKFLGPLDVAFNSQYNSVIGGRGTGKSTILDYLRWGLCDQVAQAGDDELADPTVRREKLIENTLKLVGGQVEVYFTINDIPHVVRRDSRSGEILLKVGDDEFSKVRESHVRSLLPIHAYSQKQLSSVALRVDELTRFVTSPIKRDLDTVDQKIVEFTGRLRENYAKVQRAQHLDVAIRQQQLAERSLAEQATNLRNSLTDLSESDREVLNAKPGYDRVRQSLRNQERDLRQVASSAVALLDELGRVSRDLDGMADVPERLRDLVTAVLTRRQAAVDDLRQAVAVVVAAFEQARVADSAEQLATVAVDKALSDFDVLYEEVKQRSTSHQARLKELAQVEEQRTSAADLLQRHELDRRALGDPRTLHTDLRSEFVALFRERSGLLSEECGRLTELSRGLLRASISRGRGIDAIEQKFRAAIQGSGVRGGRVEQLFSGLRDESDPVATWEEVLNEIESILLLEEDAEHTSEATPNLTRLGFPLADQQRIRNRITPDAWLDLALTPINDEPVFEYQTKEKEFIAFSAASAGQQATALLRVLLSQTGVPLIIDQPEEDLDSQVIQDVVSQIWKAKEGRQIIFASHNANLVVNGDAELVVACDYRKAGDQSGGKISLQGAIDIPGLRSEITKVMEGGEKAFRLRKERYGF, from the coding sequence ATGCGTGATGACAGTGGTGCACACTTTTACCGGTGCGACTTTCAGGTGCACACGCCACGCGATGCCCAGTGGAAAGGGCGTCGACCGCAGACGCCTGAAGATCGGAAATCGTACGCGAACAAGTTTGTGGCGAAGTGTCGTGAACTTGAGTTGCACGCGGTTGCGATTACCGATCACCACGACCTGACTTTCGCGCCGGTAATCAGGGCTGCTGCGCGAAACGAGGTCGGGTCCGACGGTCGTCTGCTCCCACCCGACCGACAGCTTGTTGTCTTCCCTGGGGTTGAACTTACCCTGGGAGTTCCGTGTCAAGCTCTACTGATCCTTGACGCTGACTTGCCGGATGATCGCCTTCCTCAGGTGCTCGAGGCCTTGGCCTGCGAACAGTCCGATGAACAAGCTGAGAAGCTCCCAGATGTGAAGCCACTTGAACACATCTCAAGTCTCAAAGCGCTCTACGAGCTGCTCGACCAGCGAACTTGGCTCAAAGGCCGCTACATTGTATTGCCAAATGTGACGGACGGGGGTCATCAGACACTTATGCGCACTGGCATGCAGCCGAAATATAAGGAGATGCCCTGCGTTGGTGGCTACCTCGATGGCTCGGTTGCTGATATCGGCAAGGGCAACGCTCGGAAGTTCGCCGGTGAGGACCCAGCTTGGGGCAGCAAGCCGATTGCGCTGTTCCAGACGTCCGATAGTCGAAGCGAGACGTTCGAGGATCTGGGGAAGTACTCGACTTGGGTCAAGTGGGCTGAACCGACGGCGGAAGCCTTGCGTCAGGCTTGTCTAGGGCATCAGTCGAGGATCTCGCAGCAGGCCCCTGCGTTGCCAGGTGTTTTCATTTCCCGGCTCAACATCTCAAACAGTAAGTTTCTTGGTCCGCTCGATGTCGCCTTCAACTCGCAGTACAACTCGGTAATCGGAGGCCGGGGAACCGGGAAGTCCACGATTCTGGATTACCTCCGTTGGGGTCTTTGCGATCAAGTAGCTCAAGCCGGCGACGATGAACTCGCGGATCCAACGGTTCGTCGTGAAAAACTGATCGAAAACACGTTGAAGCTCGTGGGTGGTCAGGTTGAGGTCTACTTTACGATCAACGATATCCCGCACGTTGTGCGGCGAGATTCTCGGTCCGGAGAGATCCTGCTGAAGGTTGGCGATGACGAGTTTTCAAAAGTCAGAGAGAGTCATGTACGTTCACTTCTGCCCATCCACGCTTACAGTCAGAAGCAGCTAAGTAGCGTTGCTCTCCGGGTTGATGAACTTACACGGTTTGTCACATCGCCGATCAAACGGGATCTTGATACTGTCGATCAAAAGATAGTAGAATTTACGGGCCGACTTCGCGAGAACTACGCGAAGGTGCAGCGCGCACAGCATCTCGATGTGGCGATAAGGCAACAGCAACTCGCCGAAAGGTCGCTCGCCGAGCAAGCGACCAACTTGCGTAACTCGCTCACTGATCTTTCAGAAAGTGACCGCGAGGTGCTCAATGCCAAACCTGGCTACGACCGAGTTAGACAGTCTCTGCGAAACCAGGAACGCGATCTGCGTCAGGTCGCAAGTTCGGCTGTGGCTCTACTCGATGAGTTGGGGCGGGTTTCGCGTGATCTCGACGGTATGGCGGATGTACCGGAGCGCCTTCGTGACCTTGTGACCGCCGTGCTCACCCGACGTCAGGCTGCTGTGGACGACTTGCGTCAAGCCGTGGCGGTGGTCGTAGCTGCGTTCGAGCAAGCGCGCGTAGCGGACTCTGCGGAGCAACTGGCAACCGTGGCCGTGGACAAAGCTCTCTCGGACTTCGATGTCCTATACGAAGAGGTGAAGCAGCGTTCTACTTCTCATCAGGCTCGGCTGAAGGAACTCGCCCAGGTCGAAGAGCAGCGGACGAGTGCGGCCGATCTCCTTCAGCGACACGAGCTTGATCGAAGGGCATTAGGTGATCCTCGAACCCTCCATACTGATCTACGATCGGAGTTTGTGGCTCTATTCCGGGAACGGTCAGGACTGCTCTCGGAGGAATGCGGTCGGTTGACGGAACTATCCCGTGGACTCTTACGCGCATCAATCAGCCGTGGACGAGGGATCGATGCCATTGAGCAAAAGTTCAGGGCAGCTATTCAAGGATCGGGAGTTCGTGGAGGACGGGTCGAGCAACTTTTCTCCGGGCTTCGCGACGAGTCGGACCCCGTAGCGACCTGGGAAGAGGTGCTGAATGAAATCGAGTCGATTCTATTGCTGGAAGAAGATGCCGAGCATACATCTGAGGCGACGCCGAACCTGACCCGACTCGGCTTTCCACTTGCCGATCAACAACGCATCAGGAACCGGATTACGCCGGACGCGTGGCTCGATCTCGCGCTCACGCCGATCAACGATGAACCCGTGTTTGAGTACCAGACGAAAGAGAAGGAGTTCATTGCCTTCAGCGCTGCTTCGGCGGGTCAGCAGGCCACCGCGCTGTTGCGGGTGCTTCTGTCGCAAACGGGTGTGCCACTGATCATTGACCAGCCGGAGGAGGACCTTGATAGTCAGGTCATACAAGACGTCGTATCGCAGATCTGGAAGGCCAAAGAGGGACGGCAGATTATCTTCGCAAGCCATAATGCTAACCTTGTGGTAAACGGCGACGCCGAACTTGTCGTAGCATGCGATTATCGGAAGGCGGGGGATCAATCTGGGGGCAAAATCAGCTTGCAAGGTGCCATAGACATCCCCGGTCTTCGGAGTGAAATCACCAAAGTCATGGAAGGGGGAGAGAAAGCGTTCCGTCTCCGAAAGGAGAGGTACGGTTTCTGA
- a CDS encoding helix-turn-helix domain-containing protein encodes MAKKRTGLARARKAAGHTQERLAQALEVDTSTVARWESGDLEPLPHRRAKLARLLRLTVRDLELLLQPESSASVAGFSPQAGPSQMLLPVVIEGRTVLLSLDAQTIAASTIDPDVIGAAATNGAGTAAQSDGMSPLDRRSLLKHGLAAAALPALGLDELHQIAAALADARRYFDHSVLDYFRRQLADCKADDGRRGPRRTLPLVLGLLGAIEEHASEVKPGLRRELLAAGAEGAEFAAWLHRDLRDFGRTLYWYDRASEWAQEADDSAMQGYVLLKKAQLAFDQREPLRMLTLSEAAQRKDWSLPKRVQAEAVQQQARAEVMLGATAEAVRPQLEQARDLLDQQTDDGSTLGAHYNHRLLTMQTAICYTEAGAPRRSVELYTQTLNEQTFSKRDFGFFQSFLAGSLALAGEPDQAAATGLQSVRRASATGSDRTKQQLVRVVGYLKPWQHRPAVQELRQAVAA; translated from the coding sequence ATGGCGAAGAAACGGACCGGCCTGGCTCGGGCGCGCAAAGCGGCTGGACATACCCAGGAACGCCTCGCCCAGGCCCTGGAAGTGGACACGAGCACCGTGGCCCGCTGGGAGTCCGGCGACCTCGAACCGCTGCCGCATCGCCGCGCCAAGCTAGCCCGTCTGCTCCGCCTGACCGTACGGGACCTGGAGCTGCTTCTCCAGCCTGAATCGTCCGCGTCGGTAGCAGGATTCTCGCCCCAAGCCGGACCTAGCCAGATGCTGTTGCCGGTGGTGATCGAGGGCCGCACCGTGCTGCTGTCGCTCGATGCGCAAACCATCGCGGCGAGCACGATTGATCCGGACGTCATCGGAGCCGCAGCTACAAACGGAGCCGGGACAGCGGCACAATCGGACGGTATGAGCCCTCTGGATCGCCGCTCCCTCCTCAAGCACGGGCTGGCGGCCGCCGCGTTGCCCGCCCTGGGCCTGGACGAGCTGCACCAGATCGCGGCCGCTCTGGCCGACGCCCGCCGCTACTTTGACCACTCGGTGCTCGACTACTTCCGCCGGCAGCTGGCCGACTGCAAGGCCGACGACGGCCGCCGCGGACCCCGCCGGACGCTGCCGCTCGTGCTTGGTCTGCTCGGAGCCATCGAGGAGCACGCCAGCGAGGTCAAGCCGGGTCTGCGCCGGGAGCTGCTGGCGGCCGGAGCTGAGGGCGCGGAGTTCGCCGCTTGGCTTCACCGGGACCTGCGCGACTTCGGCCGCACCCTGTACTGGTACGACCGGGCAAGCGAATGGGCGCAAGAAGCCGACGACAGCGCCATGCAGGGCTACGTCCTGCTGAAGAAGGCGCAGCTAGCCTTTGACCAGCGGGAGCCGCTGCGAATGCTCACCCTGTCTGAGGCCGCCCAACGTAAGGACTGGTCTCTGCCGAAGCGGGTGCAGGCTGAAGCCGTCCAGCAGCAGGCTCGCGCCGAGGTCATGCTCGGAGCGACGGCCGAGGCGGTCCGCCCCCAGCTGGAACAGGCTCGCGACCTCCTCGACCAGCAGACTGACGACGGCTCGACGCTGGGCGCGCACTACAACCACCGGCTTCTGACCATGCAAACAGCCATCTGCTACACCGAGGCTGGAGCGCCCCGCCGGTCCGTAGAGCTCTACACCCAGACCTTGAACGAGCAGACATTCTCCAAGCGGGACTTCGGCTTCTTCCAGTCGTTCCTGGCCGGGTCGCTGGCACTCGCGGGCGAACCGGACCAGGCCGCCGCGACAGGGCTCCAGTCGGTCCGTCGCGCGTCTGCCACCGGCTCAGACCGCACGAAGCAGCAGCTGGTCCGTGTCGTGGGCTACCTCAAGCCCTGGCAGCATCGCCCGGCCGTCCAGGAGCTGCGGCAGGCTGTCGCTGCCTGA
- a CDS encoding alpha/beta hydrolase yields MAVTSIDTTVRTPDGLRLAGTLVQPDVPQALGVVLVHGGGVTRHETGFFTRLAAGLADAGVSSLRFDLPGHGESEGRQEDLSLASVLNAIRAGLDHLRATTTVEVTSLLAASFSGGLAAYYAANRPDEVHRLVLFNPLLDYKQRFVDQKDFWQNDYLTEAAADDLTTNGFLPHSPSFKLSRALLNEVFWIAPRPLLHTIAAPTLLVHGTGDTFIPVDSSRDAAARLTCEHRLIELDGAQHGFAVHDDPTYADPQSQAWQAEVITATAEWLTAG; encoded by the coding sequence GTGGCTGTGACCAGCATTGACACCACCGTCCGTACTCCAGACGGCCTGCGCCTCGCGGGCACGCTGGTTCAGCCGGACGTGCCTCAAGCGTTGGGTGTAGTGCTCGTGCACGGTGGTGGTGTCACGCGTCACGAGACGGGATTCTTCACTCGTTTGGCGGCAGGGCTGGCTGATGCGGGTGTCTCTTCGTTGCGTTTCGACCTCCCGGGCCACGGCGAAAGCGAGGGGCGGCAGGAGGACTTGTCGCTCGCGTCGGTGCTCAACGCCATACGCGCCGGCCTCGACCACCTGCGGGCTACGACGACCGTCGAAGTCACGTCACTGCTTGCCGCCAGCTTCTCCGGCGGCTTGGCCGCCTACTACGCCGCGAACCGGCCGGACGAGGTACACCGCTTGGTGCTGTTTAACCCGCTGCTCGACTACAAGCAGCGGTTCGTTGACCAGAAGGACTTCTGGCAGAACGACTACCTAACGGAGGCGGCGGCCGACGACCTGACCACGAACGGCTTTCTGCCGCACTCGCCGAGCTTCAAGCTCAGTCGAGCGCTGCTCAACGAGGTGTTCTGGATTGCGCCCCGTCCGTTGCTGCACACCATCGCCGCGCCGACCCTCCTCGTGCATGGCACGGGGGACACCTTCATTCCGGTGGACTCGTCCCGCGACGCCGCCGCCCGGCTGACCTGCGAACATCGGCTCATCGAGTTGGACGGCGCCCAGCACGGCTTCGCCGTCCACGACGACCCGACGTACGCCGACCCGCAGAGCCAGGCCTGGCAAGCCGAGGTCATCACCGCTACCGCCGAGTGGCTAACAGCGGGTTAA